From a single Vicinamibacteria bacterium genomic region:
- a CDS encoding M24 family metallopeptidase, with product MDRDRRRWIKGGGLALLGSGFLSRVDHVAAMQTGGASSLTRMLGDRAKAGKSEALLLKPAPGEEGPPAPAKADRLGLDWNKATVTRLKAKLADRDIQAFLIRDHLNIIYLTGYWHIETERPQAAFMNKDDAAPWYLYPGLDRDLVTGWWFGGGWTYFDFLHAEGAYPYKGTIDQGDTVDLFEFLLRGIKEHGIQGSKIGIDGELYPSELEKAKKVLGGIDFVNISDILMKMREVKTAEELALWRRAYVYFDRAHCFARDYILSHGTDVTDWEVAKATELWINDQLYSDLDLAGGTPHHGVGATIGIEVRVGPVTAYPHPNQPYFNRIGRNMALQISGGASIGGYGGENYRAFILADPAGGFDAHMRKLWEVSQRSCDMQVELSVEGSTCSHVAHEILRFQLEQGVQKYIYHRPGHGEGVEGHQPPYLSLGDYTMLRRSMCFSEEPGLYDTEHGCGFNWSDTVVVGLKSGYRMSRVPYTKEWCWLKL from the coding sequence ATGGATAGGGATCGGCGTCGCTGGATCAAAGGTGGTGGTCTGGCGCTCCTGGGCTCGGGCTTTCTCTCCCGCGTGGACCACGTGGCCGCGATGCAGACGGGGGGGGCGTCGTCCCTTACCCGGATGCTCGGGGATCGGGCTAAGGCCGGGAAGAGCGAAGCGCTCCTCCTGAAGCCGGCGCCCGGCGAAGAAGGCCCCCCTGCTCCCGCGAAAGCCGACCGGCTAGGCCTGGACTGGAACAAAGCCACCGTCACCCGCCTCAAGGCCAAGCTGGCCGACCGGGACATCCAGGCCTTCCTCATCCGTGACCACCTGAACATCATCTACCTCACCGGGTACTGGCACATCGAGACGGAGCGGCCCCAGGCGGCCTTCATGAATAAGGACGACGCCGCTCCCTGGTATCTCTATCCGGGCCTGGACCGGGACCTCGTCACAGGCTGGTGGTTCGGGGGGGGGTGGACGTACTTCGACTTCCTCCACGCCGAAGGCGCGTACCCCTACAAAGGGACGATCGACCAGGGAGATACCGTCGACCTCTTCGAGTTCCTGCTCCGGGGCATCAAGGAGCACGGCATCCAGGGGAGCAAGATCGGAATCGATGGCGAACTCTACCCCTCGGAGCTCGAAAAGGCCAAGAAGGTCCTGGGCGGCATCGACTTCGTCAACATCTCAGACATCCTTATGAAGATGCGCGAGGTGAAGACGGCGGAGGAACTGGCCCTCTGGCGCCGGGCCTACGTCTACTTCGACCGGGCTCACTGCTTTGCGCGCGACTACATCCTCAGCCATGGGACGGACGTCACGGATTGGGAGGTGGCCAAGGCCACGGAGCTCTGGATCAACGACCAGCTCTACTCCGACCTCGATCTGGCGGGGGGGACACCCCACCATGGCGTGGGAGCCACCATCGGGATCGAGGTGCGGGTGGGGCCGGTGACCGCCTACCCACACCCGAACCAGCCCTACTTCAACCGGATCGGCCGCAACATGGCCCTTCAGATCTCGGGGGGTGCCTCCATCGGGGGCTACGGGGGGGAGAACTACCGGGCCTTCATCCTGGCCGACCCCGCGGGCGGATTCGACGCCCACATGCGCAAGCTGTGGGAGGTGAGCCAGCGAAGCTGCGACATGCAGGTCGAGCTGTCCGTGGAAGGTTCCACCTGCTCCCACGTGGCCCACGAGATTCTGAGATTCCAGCTCGAGCAAGGAGTCCAGAAGTACATCTACCACCGCCCCGGGCACGGCGAAGGAGTGGAGGGCCACCAACCCCCGTATCTGTCCCTCGGGGACTACACCATGCTTCGTCGAAGCATGTGCTTCTCCGAGGAACCCGGGCTCTATGACACGGAGCACGGTTGCGGCTTCAACTGGAGCGACACCGTCGTGGTCGGCCTGAAGTCCGGCTACCGAATGAGCCGCGTCCCCTACACCAAGGAATGGTGCTGGCTGAAGCTCTGA
- a CDS encoding TonB-dependent receptor, whose translation MRKGFGWFLVLVLGLVPAVWAQTTGGNVYGTVVDQSGAALPGSTVTIASPELGGTRSTVTGSSGDFRFLNLDHGSYKLTVAVQGFATVTRDVIVNTGVNVELNFNMKVAGLQETVAVTAETPVVDSKKVGTSTTLTKDELSEVPQGRDPWAILKNVPGVVVDRVSIAGSEAGQQSLFVGKGASGNDTMWNLDGVAITDPTSFGASSAYFDFDAFDEINVSTGGGDLKVQSGGIGLNFVTKRGTNAFHGNVHLFGTNHKFGEGTNVPSSIPSSSLRDGRADQIRQIGDYGGDLGGPIIKDKLWFWGSYGKQDIRLYRLLGNTDDRTLIKSINGKLNWQADSNTMVSLFYFNGGEKSKFNRDPGQAGHEAASFLWNQGTFFATQDCGVPCGVHGLWKAEVNHTFGPNLFINAKYAFYNWGYGFDPVGGTGQDASVDKVADTAAGSWVKTRFLKPWHTANLDGSYFFNGLNGRHEMKFGFGFKHWPNSSSISFSGNGIVAYHNNDDPNDPTSRVAWVTRPFVATFKGDNLSAYLGDTYSSGRLTVNGGVRWDLQKASNGPSVAPGNPLFPDLLPTLTFDGNVPGIKWNDFSPRVGVTLALDDARKTVARASYAHYAGSLASPDATFNSPIPYGYTYLAYKWVDRNGDGFAQKDEILTNQGVLYAGNVNPNNTTSLVALNKLDPNYHANHDDEIVVGLEREVIPNFSVGVAYTWRKGQGYPDWFPRVDANGNLLTPADYTVNAPVSANGYTVLTYSPNPGSIGNNARMLTNRNDFNQTYNGIELTALKRLSNKWMLRAAVSYNDWKEHLTGPGAFQSPTPTDVENFGGTQNLIGNGALIEGGIVAPKSYGAKTNSFINSTWQVTASGLYQLPAGFEVGASLLGRQGNPKVLEIPASAGADGTPRVPVGPLDLQRYATVWDLDLRVANNIKLGGSATLGITVDLFNALNTGPILQEVRNVGSTAFQQPLEVLNPRVLRFGFRLGF comes from the coding sequence ATGAGAAAAGGCTTTGGCTGGTTCCTGGTTCTCGTCCTGGGCCTTGTGCCTGCAGTTTGGGCACAGACCACGGGTGGCAACGTCTACGGAACGGTCGTCGACCAGTCGGGTGCCGCGCTGCCCGGCTCCACGGTCACGATCGCGTCCCCCGAGCTCGGGGGTACCCGTTCCACGGTGACGGGGAGCTCAGGTGATTTTCGCTTCCTGAACCTGGATCACGGCTCCTACAAGCTGACCGTCGCGGTTCAGGGCTTTGCCACCGTGACCCGGGACGTCATCGTCAATACGGGGGTCAACGTCGAACTGAACTTCAACATGAAGGTCGCCGGGCTCCAGGAGACGGTGGCCGTGACGGCCGAGACCCCGGTGGTGGATTCCAAGAAGGTAGGAACCTCCACCACGCTCACCAAGGATGAGCTGTCCGAGGTTCCGCAAGGACGCGACCCCTGGGCCATCCTGAAGAACGTGCCCGGCGTGGTGGTAGATCGGGTGAGCATCGCCGGAAGCGAGGCCGGACAACAGTCCCTTTTCGTGGGCAAGGGCGCTTCGGGAAACGACACGATGTGGAACTTGGACGGCGTCGCGATCACCGACCCGACGTCGTTCGGGGCCAGCTCGGCCTACTTCGACTTCGATGCGTTCGACGAGATCAACGTCAGCACCGGCGGCGGCGATTTGAAGGTCCAGTCGGGAGGAATCGGGCTCAACTTCGTCACCAAGCGCGGGACCAACGCCTTCCACGGTAACGTGCACCTGTTCGGCACGAACCACAAGTTCGGCGAAGGCACCAACGTGCCGAGCAGCATTCCGAGCTCTAGCCTGCGAGACGGTCGGGCGGACCAGATCCGTCAGATCGGAGACTACGGCGGCGATCTGGGCGGCCCGATCATCAAGGACAAGCTTTGGTTCTGGGGATCCTACGGAAAGCAGGACATCCGCCTGTACCGCTTGCTGGGCAACACCGATGACAGAACCCTCATCAAGAGCATCAACGGCAAGCTCAACTGGCAGGCGGACTCGAACACCATGGTCTCCCTCTTCTATTTCAACGGCGGGGAGAAGAGCAAGTTCAACCGGGACCCCGGTCAGGCCGGCCACGAGGCGGCCTCCTTCCTCTGGAACCAGGGGACATTCTTCGCGACCCAGGACTGCGGGGTTCCCTGCGGCGTCCACGGGCTTTGGAAGGCGGAGGTCAACCACACCTTCGGCCCCAACCTCTTCATAAACGCCAAGTACGCCTTCTACAACTGGGGCTATGGCTTCGATCCCGTCGGTGGCACGGGTCAGGACGCCAGCGTGGACAAGGTCGCCGACACGGCCGCGGGCTCCTGGGTCAAGACGCGATTCTTGAAGCCCTGGCACACCGCGAACCTGGACGGAAGCTATTTCTTCAACGGCCTCAACGGACGGCACGAAATGAAGTTCGGCTTCGGCTTCAAACACTGGCCGAACTCCTCCTCCATCTCCTTCAGCGGGAACGGGATCGTGGCCTACCACAACAACGACGACCCCAATGATCCAACGTCCCGCGTGGCCTGGGTCACCCGCCCCTTCGTGGCCACGTTCAAGGGGGACAACCTGAGCGCGTACCTGGGAGACACCTATTCGAGTGGCCGACTCACGGTGAACGGCGGCGTGCGCTGGGACCTCCAGAAGGCTAGCAACGGACCGAGCGTGGCCCCCGGCAACCCGCTTTTCCCCGACCTCCTGCCGACCCTCACCTTCGACGGCAACGTCCCTGGGATTAAGTGGAATGACTTCTCGCCCCGGGTCGGGGTCACCCTAGCGCTCGACGACGCACGCAAGACGGTGGCCCGTGCCTCTTACGCCCACTACGCCGGCTCCCTGGCTTCGCCCGACGCCACCTTCAACAGCCCCATCCCCTACGGCTACACGTACCTGGCCTACAAGTGGGTGGATCGCAACGGGGACGGCTTTGCACAGAAGGACGAGATCCTCACCAACCAGGGAGTGCTCTACGCCGGCAACGTGAATCCGAACAACACCACGTCGCTCGTGGCTCTGAACAAGCTTGATCCCAACTACCACGCGAACCATGACGACGAGATTGTCGTTGGCCTCGAGCGCGAGGTGATCCCCAACTTCTCCGTGGGCGTCGCCTACACCTGGCGCAAGGGACAAGGCTATCCCGATTGGTTCCCGCGAGTCGATGCGAACGGAAACCTCCTCACCCCGGCCGACTACACCGTGAACGCGCCGGTATCGGCGAACGGCTACACCGTCCTCACCTACTCGCCGAATCCGGGCAGCATCGGCAACAACGCCCGCATGCTGACCAACCGAAACGACTTCAACCAGACCTACAACGGAATCGAGCTCACGGCCCTGAAGCGTCTTTCCAACAAGTGGATGCTCCGTGCCGCCGTCTCCTACAACGATTGGAAGGAGCACCTCACCGGGCCCGGGGCCTTCCAGAGCCCGACCCCCACCGACGTGGAGAATTTCGGGGGCACTCAGAACCTCATAGGGAACGGGGCTTTGATTGAAGGCGGCATCGTGGCGCCCAAGTCCTACGGGGCAAAGACCAACTCGTTCATCAACTCGACGTGGCAGGTTACTGCGAGCGGGCTCTACCAGCTCCCCGCGGGATTCGAGGTGGGAGCGTCTCTCTTGGGCCGGCAGGGGAACCCGAAGGTCCTAGAAATTCCCGCCAGTGCCGGTGCCGACGGCACGCCCCGAGTCCCGGTCGGCCCCTTGGATCTCCAGCGCTACGCCACCGTTTGGGACTTGGACTTGCGTGTGGCCAACAACATCAAATTGGGGGGAAGCGCCACGTTGGGCATCACCGTTGACCTGTTCAACGCCCTCAACACCGGCCCGATCCTCCAGGAGGTCCGCAACGTGGGATCCACGGCGTTCCAACAGCCGCTTGAGGTACTCAACCCCCGCGTCTTGCGTTTCGGCTTCCGTCTGGGCTTCTGA
- a CDS encoding sulfatase-like hydrolase/transferase → MGKRQGSRRERNPPPTPKARRAVPARSLGLLAVVLAAAAGAWFLRPLASPHPNLLLVTIDTLRADHVGAYGYGLASTPVLDGLARRGARFEHAESAVPLTGPSHSTILTGLYPPAHGVRDNVNFVLEPRHPTLATRLKGLGYGTAAFVGAYPVAASLGFAQGFDEFEEGFHVSPVPGQGAERPGNEVADSVIAWLAKSDRARPFFVWMHLYDPHAPYKPPSPYSERFRERPYDGEIAFADAQIGRVLQALLPGGRDKNTLVIAVADHGESLGEHGEATHAVLIYEATLRIPLIMAGPGVPGDRVVHERVATVDIVPTAMSLLGFPPPPGLAGRDLRPALAGERLHVEALYGESLFGRLNCRWSSLRSWTEGDWKLINGANPELYDIGRDPDETQDRAAEERVRVDRMRQALGAALARMAPAGDNAHAVALSPEQQERLRSLGYAGGGSGGSGSIDEPGLPDPRTRVHLYERLQGLLASPPSAAPQAADEVAALAGQDPGNPFAQFALAALAYHAGQLARADHAFARTLELDPDRPSIRQYYGRLLRDRERLEESEKQHRIALEQTTEDDLKTRISLAETLIALKKTDEAGRLLEDVLKRAPRHLDALGAKGRLFLALGRREEAISYLRQACSEGDEESWLELASAYLLLGQPDKAREAAAQTLRQTPGHPWAQVVIGHCLILEGRRAEGLAVLKRALMAGPRRPRVWHDLARAFAAAGDAGKAAECDRRAAALIQG, encoded by the coding sequence GTGGGAAAGAGACAAGGGAGTCGGCGGGAGCGGAACCCTCCTCCGACTCCAAAGGCCAGGCGGGCGGTTCCGGCCCGCTCCCTCGGCCTGCTCGCGGTGGTCTTAGCGGCCGCCGCCGGGGCTTGGTTTCTGCGGCCGCTCGCGTCTCCCCATCCCAACCTCCTTCTGGTTACGATCGACACGCTCCGCGCCGATCACGTGGGAGCGTACGGCTATGGTCTCGCCTCCACCCCCGTTCTGGACGGCCTAGCCCGGCGGGGAGCGCGCTTCGAGCATGCGGAGAGCGCGGTGCCTCTGACCGGCCCTTCCCACTCCACGATTCTCACCGGTCTCTACCCGCCCGCTCATGGTGTGCGCGACAACGTCAACTTCGTGCTCGAGCCCCGGCACCCTACCCTCGCCACCCGTCTCAAGGGGCTGGGCTACGGGACGGCTGCATTCGTGGGCGCCTACCCCGTCGCGGCCTCCCTCGGGTTCGCACAGGGCTTCGACGAATTCGAGGAGGGCTTTCACGTGAGCCCGGTCCCCGGCCAGGGGGCGGAGCGCCCCGGCAACGAGGTGGCAGACTCGGTCATAGCATGGCTGGCTAAGAGCGACCGGGCGCGGCCCTTCTTTGTGTGGATGCACCTTTACGACCCCCATGCCCCTTACAAGCCTCCTTCCCCCTACAGCGAAAGATTCCGAGAGCGGCCCTACGATGGCGAGATCGCCTTCGCCGATGCCCAGATCGGCCGGGTCCTTCAAGCCCTCCTCCCGGGGGGCCGAGACAAGAACACGCTCGTCATCGCCGTGGCCGACCATGGCGAGTCCCTCGGGGAACACGGCGAAGCCACGCACGCCGTCCTCATCTACGAGGCCACGCTGCGCATCCCGCTGATCATGGCGGGGCCGGGGGTCCCCGGGGACCGGGTGGTCCACGAACGGGTGGCCACCGTGGACATCGTCCCCACCGCCATGAGCCTTCTGGGCTTCCCGCCTCCTCCCGGTCTTGCCGGGCGGGATCTCCGACCCGCCCTGGCCGGGGAACGCCTACACGTGGAGGCCCTCTATGGCGAGAGCCTGTTCGGACGCTTGAACTGCCGGTGGTCGAGCCTGCGGAGCTGGACCGAGGGCGACTGGAAGCTCATCAACGGAGCCAATCCGGAGCTCTATGACATCGGGCGCGATCCGGACGAGACGCAGGATCGCGCGGCCGAGGAGCGGGTGCGGGTGGACAGAATGCGACAGGCGCTGGGCGCGGCCCTGGCACGGATGGCACCGGCTGGGGACAACGCCCATGCGGTGGCGCTGTCCCCGGAGCAGCAGGAACGTCTGCGTAGTCTGGGCTACGCGGGGGGAGGGTCCGGCGGTTCGGGATCCATCGACGAGCCGGGGCTGCCCGACCCCCGGACCCGCGTTCATCTCTACGAGCGCCTCCAGGGCCTGCTCGCGTCTCCCCCTTCTGCCGCCCCCCAGGCCGCCGACGAGGTGGCGGCTCTGGCCGGCCAGGATCCCGGCAATCCCTTCGCCCAGTTCGCCCTCGCCGCCCTTGCCTACCACGCCGGTCAGCTTGCCCGCGCTGATCACGCTTTCGCGCGCACCCTCGAGCTGGACCCCGACCGGCCGAGCATCCGCCAATACTACGGCCGGCTCTTGCGGGACCGCGAACGGCTGGAGGAGTCGGAGAAGCAGCATCGGATCGCCCTTGAACAGACGACCGAGGACGACCTCAAGACCCGCATCAGCCTGGCGGAGACGCTGATCGCGTTGAAGAAGACGGACGAGGCGGGCCGGCTGCTGGAGGATGTCCTCAAGCGGGCTCCCCGACACCTGGACGCGCTAGGGGCCAAGGGGAGGCTCTTCCTTGCTCTCGGCCGAAGGGAGGAGGCGATCTCCTATTTGAGGCAGGCCTGCTCGGAGGGAGACGAAGAGTCCTGGCTCGAGCTGGCGAGCGCGTACCTTCTCCTCGGTCAGCCCGACAAGGCCCGGGAGGCGGCGGCCCAGACGCTTCGTCAGACCCCGGGACACCCCTGGGCCCAGGTCGTGATCGGTCACTGCCTGATTCTGGAGGGGAGGCGAGCCGAGGGGCTGGCGGTCCTGAAGCGCGCGCTCATGGCAGGCCCACGCCGACCCCGCGTCTGGCACGACCTCGCTCGGGCCTTCGCCGCCGCCGGGGACGCAGGTAAGGCTGCGGAATGCGACCGGCGGGCGGCCGCCCTCATCCAGGGCTAG
- a CDS encoding sulfatase-like hydrolase/transferase codes for MSRVRGAPASRRFVPALALLTSAVAGCTSSAVGPYPNAPVVLVSIDTLRADHLSLYGYRQGSTPRLEGLGRESVVFDAAYSHCPLTLPSHASLFTGLLPPHHGVRDNLGFTLRPTHRTLAARFKAAGWSTGAAVSAFVLRSPTGIAQGFDFYEDALEVEGAPESLADLRRDGAIAVEALARWIESQGSRRFFAFLHLYEPHAPCAPPDRYRGLAQPYDGAVAYADELVGRFLDRLQGQGRLQQAVLAVVSDHGEGLKDHGEDEHGLLLYREALHVPMILRLPGATQGGTRIAGTVGGVDLAATLLDLAGLPTDGLDGVSLRPALRRGAAEGRPVYSETLYPRYHLGWSDLYAVTEGRHRYIRAPHPELFDLETDPGEKHNLVDSQASRGSTLAQWLEHRIGDVTAPEEATAEVREKLQALGYLGGSAVATPAARLPDPKDRIAAHEDLKRALSLRQAGKDQEAIALFRRVLEGNPRMLDAWEMLGFTLVRAGRTQEGLAALREGLAIDSLNPQIHLMLAKIYGLERNLALASKHAELAAQRDPGEGYEVAAQLMMDRGDPAGAGALARQSLAADPQRLMSHFILGVLAQKAGHYDEALGSFRKAEEIQKRQKGTVVRSLHANIGDCLARLGKEAEAEQEFRTEIKILPATREGRVGLATLYRSQRRDDEARAVLASLVTAESPPSAETYWTVVHALSVLGDVEGARLFAGRAQARFPSDPRFRF; via the coding sequence GTGTCCCGAGTTCGGGGAGCCCCCGCCTCCCGCCGTTTCGTTCCCGCCCTCGCCCTCCTGACGAGTGCTGTCGCGGGCTGCACCTCGTCTGCCGTCGGCCCTTACCCGAACGCTCCCGTTGTCCTCGTTTCCATCGACACCCTCCGGGCCGACCACCTTTCGCTCTACGGCTACCGACAGGGGAGCACGCCCCGCCTGGAGGGTCTGGGGCGGGAGTCAGTGGTATTTGACGCCGCCTACAGCCACTGTCCCCTCACCCTTCCCTCTCACGCCTCCCTATTTACCGGCCTGCTCCCCCCTCACCACGGCGTCCGCGACAACCTTGGCTTCACGTTACGCCCAACGCACCGGACCCTGGCCGCCCGTTTCAAGGCCGCGGGGTGGAGCACGGGGGCGGCGGTCTCGGCCTTTGTTCTCCGCTCGCCGACGGGCATCGCCCAAGGCTTTGACTTTTACGAGGACGCCTTGGAGGTCGAGGGGGCTCCCGAATCCTTGGCCGACCTGCGGCGTGACGGGGCGATCGCGGTGGAGGCGTTGGCGCGCTGGATCGAGAGCCAGGGCAGCCGCCGTTTCTTTGCCTTCCTCCACTTGTACGAGCCCCACGCACCCTGCGCTCCACCCGACCGCTACCGCGGCCTGGCCCAACCCTACGACGGAGCCGTGGCCTACGCCGACGAGCTGGTCGGTCGGTTCCTGGATCGCCTGCAAGGGCAGGGACGGCTGCAGCAGGCCGTTCTAGCCGTGGTCTCCGATCACGGCGAAGGACTCAAGGACCACGGTGAGGACGAGCATGGCTTGCTTCTCTATCGTGAAGCCCTCCACGTCCCCATGATTCTGCGGCTGCCGGGGGCCACCCAGGGCGGGACGCGGATCGCGGGCACCGTGGGGGGGGTGGACCTGGCGGCTACCCTCCTCGACCTCGCCGGCCTGCCCACCGACGGCCTGGACGGGGTGTCCCTGCGTCCGGCCCTCCGGCGGGGGGCGGCGGAGGGGCGACCGGTTTACTCGGAGACGCTTTACCCCCGCTACCACCTTGGGTGGAGCGACCTCTACGCGGTGACCGAGGGCCGGCATCGGTACATCCGGGCCCCCCACCCCGAGCTGTTCGATCTCGAGACCGACCCCGGCGAGAAGCACAACCTCGTCGATTCGCAGGCGTCGAGGGGAAGCACCCTGGCCCAATGGCTGGAGCACCGGATCGGTGACGTCACGGCTCCGGAGGAGGCCACGGCCGAGGTCCGGGAGAAGCTGCAGGCCCTGGGCTACCTGGGCGGAAGCGCGGTCGCCACACCCGCGGCTAGACTACCCGACCCCAAGGACCGGATCGCGGCTCACGAAGACCTCAAGCGCGCCCTTTCTTTGCGGCAGGCCGGCAAGGACCAGGAGGCGATCGCGCTATTCCGTCGCGTCCTGGAGGGGAACCCACGGATGCTCGACGCCTGGGAGATGCTGGGATTCACCCTGGTACGGGCGGGCCGCACGCAGGAAGGGCTGGCCGCCTTGCGCGAAGGCCTGGCCATCGATTCCCTGAACCCGCAGATCCATCTCATGCTGGCCAAGATCTACGGCCTCGAGCGCAACCTGGCTCTGGCGTCGAAGCACGCGGAGCTGGCCGCACAACGGGACCCGGGGGAAGGCTACGAGGTGGCCGCCCAGCTCATGATGGACCGCGGCGACCCGGCCGGGGCCGGGGCCCTCGCGCGCCAGAGCCTGGCCGCGGACCCCCAACGGCTGATGAGTCACTTCATCCTGGGGGTGCTGGCCCAGAAGGCAGGACATTATGACGAGGCCCTGGGCTCCTTTCGAAAAGCGGAGGAGATCCAGAAGCGGCAAAAAGGGACGGTCGTGCGCAGCCTGCACGCGAATATCGGAGACTGCCTGGCTCGTCTCGGCAAGGAAGCCGAGGCGGAGCAGGAGTTTCGGACCGAGATCAAGATCCTCCCCGCCACCCGCGAAGGGCGGGTGGGCCTCGCCACACTCTACCGCTCGCAGAGACGTGACGACGAAGCCCGGGCCGTCCTGGCTAGCCTCGTCACCGCGGAGTCGCCGCCGAGCGCTGAAACCTACTGGACGGTGGTGCACGCCCTGAGCGTCCTGGGCGACGTGGAGGGAGCGCGGCTTTTTGCGGGTCGAGCCCAGGCGCGTTTTCCCTCTGATCCGCGTTTTCGCTTCTGA
- a CDS encoding ATP-binding protein has protein sequence MSTDRPATGLRDLSLNWKVALTLTAAVSGIMIVFLLVFVPFQRQQRARLMSRDQKLLSVLREKYTRDLIYDVLSENQHSLAADMADFARQPEILWVQIQSGAIGLAATGDWRVQQDLLGQDPNGKGQVPNDTILLVGKNGRGTVVGAGGRPLMADLAVVSSKLPPLDTPLRPREAFQEMPWKGEIVLRHQAELQAGGDSFGRLDVLFSLAADRQSESRTSTLFWGLVGTTLLVLLLLLNFLLSRIVIAPLHRVQLAMSQASKGQLEMRLVAGSRDEIGSMAEAFNTMVTDLSISKQNIEGYSRNLEGMVQERTQALLASEQKLRDLKNHLETVISHVATGVVSLDGGGRITTFNDRACEILSIPRAAAEGHALAEVLSPRDEGLLALVDAVRRGEAAVKKGQVHLRLAPGRRTLSVVASALPEVGGTSAGTVVVFDDLTQLLASQRLEAWKEAVERVIHEIKNPLTPVGLAAQTLRSAYAADRKKFDELFPSAIEMILTAVQDLKGLISEFSRFSRLPRREQRREDLNLLVEDVLRPFEQATIAGVVIHRHLAPRLPAVEADREQLKRVLLNVVNNAIEAMEGRGGALTLATAHPDGSAFITLSVADEGLGMEDVERIFEPYYTTKAKGTGLGLAIARQIVEDHGGEIRVRSQLNAGTTVEILLPVAPDAGSGPGR, from the coding sequence GTGAGCACGGATCGGCCAGCGACGGGCCTGCGAGACCTCAGCCTGAACTGGAAGGTCGCCTTGACGCTCACGGCCGCCGTCAGCGGCATCATGATTGTCTTTCTGTTGGTATTCGTGCCCTTCCAGCGCCAGCAACGCGCCCGCCTAATGAGTCGTGACCAAAAGCTTCTGTCCGTCCTGCGGGAGAAGTACACGCGGGATTTGATCTACGACGTTCTCAGTGAGAACCAGCACTCCCTGGCCGCGGACATGGCGGATTTCGCGCGCCAGCCCGAGATCCTCTGGGTACAGATCCAGAGCGGAGCCATCGGCCTGGCCGCCACGGGCGATTGGCGTGTTCAACAGGACCTGCTGGGTCAGGACCCAAACGGCAAGGGGCAGGTTCCGAACGACACCATCTTGTTGGTAGGGAAGAACGGACGCGGGACGGTGGTGGGGGCCGGCGGTCGCCCGCTTATGGCCGATCTGGCCGTTGTGAGCTCCAAGCTCCCGCCCCTCGACACCCCATTGCGACCGAGGGAGGCTTTTCAGGAGATGCCCTGGAAAGGGGAGATCGTGCTGAGGCACCAAGCTGAGCTCCAGGCGGGGGGTGATTCCTTCGGACGTCTCGACGTCCTGTTTTCACTCGCCGCCGACCGGCAAAGCGAATCTCGCACCAGCACTCTCTTCTGGGGCCTGGTCGGGACCACGCTTCTCGTTCTGCTCCTTCTACTCAATTTCCTGCTCTCCCGGATAGTGATCGCCCCCCTTCACCGAGTACAGCTCGCTATGAGCCAGGCCAGCAAGGGTCAGCTTGAAATGCGGCTTGTCGCCGGTTCCCGCGACGAGATCGGAAGCATGGCGGAAGCCTTCAACACGATGGTGACCGACCTCTCGATCTCGAAGCAGAACATCGAGGGCTACAGCCGAAACCTCGAGGGAATGGTCCAGGAGCGCACGCAAGCCCTCCTAGCTTCGGAGCAGAAGCTCCGGGATTTGAAGAATCACCTGGAGACGGTTATCTCGCATGTGGCAACGGGCGTGGTGTCACTCGACGGCGGGGGCAGAATCACCACATTCAATGACCGGGCTTGCGAAATCTTGTCCATTCCCCGAGCCGCCGCCGAGGGCCACGCCCTGGCGGAGGTCCTCTCCCCTCGCGACGAAGGGCTCTTGGCCCTCGTGGACGCGGTCCGCCGGGGCGAGGCCGCGGTCAAGAAAGGCCAAGTGCACCTGCGGTTGGCGCCGGGCCGGCGGACGCTGTCCGTCGTGGCCTCAGCGTTGCCGGAGGTTGGCGGGACCAGTGCGGGGACGGTCGTGGTCTTCGATGATCTCACACAACTCCTTGCCAGTCAGAGACTTGAAGCCTGGAAAGAGGCCGTAGAGCGGGTGATCCACGAGATAAAAAATCCGCTGACCCCCGTCGGCCTCGCGGCCCAGACCCTGCGCTCCGCTTATGCCGCCGACCGGAAAAAGTTCGACGAGCTTTTCCCCTCCGCCATCGAGATGATCTTGACCGCGGTTCAGGACCTCAAGGGCCTGATCTCGGAGTTCAGCCGATTCAGCAGGCTTCCCAGGAGGGAGCAGCGAAGGGAGGACCTCAACCTGCTCGTCGAGGACGTGCTCCGGCCCTTCGAGCAAGCGACGATCGCGGGCGTCGTCATCCACCGGCACTTGGCGCCGCGCCTTCCCGCGGTGGAGGCGGATCGCGAGCAACTCAAGAGGGTCCTGCTCAACGTAGTCAACAACGCCATCGAGGCTATGGAGGGTCGGGGCGGAGCCCTGACCCTCGCCACCGCACATCCCGATGGCTCCGCCTTCATCACGCTCTCGGTGGCAGACGAGGGGCTGGGGATGGAGGACGTCGAGCGGATCTTCGAGCCGTACTACACGACCAAAGCCAAGGGGACGGGTCTGGGTCTTGCCATTGCCCGTCAGATTGTCGAAGACCACGGCGGAGAGATCCGGGTCCGGAGCCAGCTCAACGCGGGCACAACCGTCGAGATCTTGCTGCCCGTCGCGCCTGACGCTGGGAGCGGGCCTGGCCGCTGA